The proteins below come from a single Benincasa hispida cultivar B227 chromosome 4, ASM972705v1, whole genome shotgun sequence genomic window:
- the LOC120076909 gene encoding early nodulin-93-like: MGIPSELRDLWVHRRNAIVIPSPAEERKISNAKLCTQEGVRAGFKNASIACVASAVPTLVAVRVVPWAKANLNYTAQALIISAASIAAYFITADKTILECARRNSQLEDALRRQGL; the protein is encoded by the exons ATGGGAATTCCATCGGAATTGAGGGATTTGTGGGTGCACAGAAGAAATGCTATTGTAATTCCCTCGCCGGCTGAAGAACGGAAAATCTCGAACGCCAAGCTTTGCACTCAAG AAGGTGTTCGTGCTGGTTTCAAGAATGCTTCCATTGCATGTGTTGCCAGTGCAGTGCCTACG TTGGTTGCTGTTCGAGTAGTTCCTTGGGCCAAAGCAAACCTTAATTATACTGCTCAGGCACTCATCATTTCTGCAG CGTCTATTGCTGCGTACTTCATCACTGCTGATAAAACCATCTTAGAATGTGCAAGAAGAAACTCGCAGTTAGAGGATGCCTTGAGACGCCAAGGATTATAA